In Nocardioides bizhenqiangii, the DNA window CGGCCCCGCTCGGTGAGGCGGCCGACCTGCGGGTCGGACTTTTCCTGCGCGAGCATCAGCATGGCGATGTCACCGCGCTGCTCGTAGTGGTCCACGAGCACAGCCATCGCGGCGTCCACCTCGCCGACCGGCGCCGGCCGTTCGTCGGCGATCCGGTCGATCGCGTAGTCGATGGCCGCCTCGATCAGGTCCGCCCGACTGCCGAAGTGCCGCAGCACCGTCTGCACGCTCACCCCGGCCGCCCGGGCGACGTCGTCGAGCGATATGTCGGGGAACAGGCGCTGCGTCCCCAGCTCGAAGAGCGCTCCCTGGATACGGGCTCGTGTGTCCTCGACGGCGGCTGCTCGCGCTCGCATGGTGTAGGTCCGCGTAGTTTTCATGTTGGTGACAGGTAATGCCAATCTGTCTTTGATGTCAATCGTCACTGTCATGAATATTCGTGGCGGCCGATCGCGAATCGGCCTCCTCACCCGTGCTAGGTAGAGTTGCCGCCGTGCCAGTGATCATCGACAAGCTCCTCCGCATCGGAGAGGGCAAGATCCTCCGCCAGCTCGAGTCGATCGCGAAGGCCGTCAACGCCATCGAGGACGACTTCGTGGCGATGTCCGACGACGAGCTCCGCGGTATGACCGACGAGTTCAAGAAGCGGCTCGCCGACGGGGAGACGCTCGACGACATCATGCCCGAGGCGTTCGCGACCGTTCGCGAGGCGGCGAAGCGGGTCATCGGCCAGCGGCACTTCGACGTGCAGATCATGGGCGGCGCCGCGCTCCACATGGGCAACATCGCCGAGATGAAGACCGGTGAGGGCAAGACCCTGGTCGCCACGCTGCCGTCGTACCTCAACGCCCTCGAGGGCAACGGCGTCCACGTCGTCACCGTCAACGACTACCTGGCCAAGTACCACGCCGAGTGGATGGGCCGGATCCACCACTTCCTCGGCCTGACGACCGGCGTGATCCTGCCGCAGATGCGGCCGGCGGCGCGGCGCGAGGCCTACTCCTGCGACATCACCTACGGCACCAACAACGAGCTCGGCTTCGACTACCTGCGCGACAACATGGCGGGTTCGATCGAGGAGTGCGTGCAGCGCGGCCACAACTTCGCCGTCGTCGACGAGGTCGACTCGATCCTCATCGACGAGGCACGGACCCCGCTCATCATCAGCGGTCCGACCCAGGA includes these proteins:
- a CDS encoding TetR/AcrR family transcriptional regulator, which produces MTVTIDIKDRLALPVTNMKTTRTYTMRARAAAVEDTRARIQGALFELGTQRLFPDISLDDVARAAGVSVQTVLRHFGSRADLIEAAIDYAIDRIADERPAPVGEVDAAMAVLVDHYEQRGDIAMLMLAQEKSDPQVGRLTERGRRMHRDWVGAVFEPLIGRDEQTIDLLVVATDVYTWKLLRHDRGLSRPKTQERMTALVEAVLATGRP